A window of the Cystobacter fuscus genome harbors these coding sequences:
- a CDS encoding SlyX family protein has translation MDDESRIVELELRYMQQQELLQELSEVLYAQGRELEGVRVELALIKKKLEGEPGLVDAQRQEKPPHY, from the coding sequence ATGGACGACGAATCGCGAATCGTGGAGTTGGAGCTGCGCTACATGCAGCAGCAGGAGTTGCTGCAGGAACTGAGCGAGGTGCTGTACGCCCAGGGGCGCGAGCTGGAGGGAGTTCGAGTGGAACTCGCCCTCATCAAGAAGAAGCTCGAGGGCGAGCCCGGCCTGGTGGATGCGCAGCGGCAGGAGAAGCCACCGCATTACTGA
- a CDS encoding tetratricopeptide repeat protein: MRKVLLVCLAALVFHLLLLLLPRNMPEQELAIARAIPDSAKRVALLKPLKDHPKATGADLREAAELLREGSPMDAYELTKESERREPDSVETQLLMARICHGQRMNRCEEESLRKAEEVAPGDARSALLRADFREAEGDLAGALKSVEEAYHKEPGRKGVGVRYARLLSAAHQGEEALEVLRTQGENLGKARLWLEEGLVRVDQGRLEEGRQLFSKAVEADPKLAMGYYHLGVTAFRLGDIQGAEEALRMADRLDMTDMKALSALCAIQRSMGRTDAVTATRMDLERRFPERLDAVRTACITP; the protein is encoded by the coding sequence GTGCGCAAGGTGCTGCTCGTCTGCCTGGCGGCGCTGGTGTTCCACCTGTTGTTGCTGTTGTTGCCGAGGAACATGCCCGAGCAGGAGCTGGCGATCGCGCGGGCGATTCCCGATTCGGCGAAGCGGGTGGCGCTGTTGAAGCCATTGAAGGACCACCCGAAGGCCACGGGAGCGGACCTGAGGGAGGCGGCGGAGCTGCTGCGCGAGGGCTCGCCGATGGATGCCTACGAGCTGACGAAGGAGTCGGAGCGCAGGGAGCCCGATTCAGTGGAGACGCAGCTGCTGATGGCGAGGATCTGCCATGGGCAGCGGATGAACCGGTGCGAGGAGGAATCCCTCCGGAAGGCGGAGGAAGTGGCACCGGGGGATGCCCGATCGGCGTTGTTGCGGGCGGACTTCCGGGAGGCGGAGGGCGACCTCGCGGGGGCGCTGAAGTCGGTGGAGGAGGCGTACCACAAGGAGCCCGGACGAAAGGGAGTGGGCGTGAGGTACGCGCGGCTGCTGAGCGCGGCACACCAGGGAGAAGAGGCCCTGGAAGTACTCAGGACGCAGGGGGAGAACCTGGGGAAGGCGCGATTGTGGCTGGAGGAGGGCCTCGTCCGGGTGGACCAGGGGCGGCTCGAGGAAGGGCGGCAACTCTTCTCGAAGGCGGTGGAGGCGGATCCGAAGCTGGCGATGGGGTACTACCACCTGGGCGTCACGGCGTTCCGGCTGGGGGACATCCAGGGGGCGGAGGAAGCATTGAGGATGGCGGACCGCCTGGACATGACGGACATGAAGGCCCTGTCGGCGCTGTGTGCGATTCAGCGCAGCATGGGGAGGACGGACGCGGTGACGGCGACGCGGATGGACCTCGAGCGCCGGTTTCCCGAGCGGCTGGACGCGGTGCGGACCGCCTGCATCACCCCCTGA
- a CDS encoding glycerol-3-phosphate dehydrogenase/oxidase: MTPESAAPSALVPLSRQELQSLVSLPAPRPPAPRSERLLALSSQAFDVLVIGGGITGCGIARDAALRGLRVALVEREDFASGTSSRSSRLIHGGVRYLEHGHLGLVFESSIERYRLLRLAPHLVRPLAFVWPVYKGARLKRWKLAAGLKLYDALALFRNVRNSRLLNPRQVSDTFPGIRSEGLTGGARYYDAATDDARLTLANVIAASEAGAVILNHASVRALLLENGKAQGATVVDMLTGQEHTVRARAVVSATGPWSDEIRKLDTQEGSQGSPAVRGSKGVHIAVPRERLPTPPETAITLLSPVDGRVMFILPAATHTIIGTTETPTQAHPAEVRASVSDLDYLLASANGLFPDARLVREDVVSAWAGIRPLVASAYSGSGDANSASREHAIQTSPSGVLAISGGKLTTYRVMASDMVNAVEKVLGVSHQKARTGSLALPGGDFASFDAELAAARAEVGRDDVALHLVRSYGNRWRLPWALTRERPALAEPLAPGLPYLRAEAVHGVTHEFVHSLDDLLVRRLKLAFETRDLGRAAARIAAADMAPLLGWSPEDVERQLAEYSRHVERLFGIEPASR; encoded by the coding sequence GTGACTCCTGAATCCGCCGCCCCGAGTGCCCTGGTTCCCCTCTCCCGCCAGGAGCTCCAGTCGCTCGTTTCCCTGCCCGCTCCCCGTCCGCCCGCTCCTCGCTCCGAGCGCCTGCTCGCCCTGTCGTCCCAGGCCTTCGATGTCCTCGTCATCGGCGGCGGCATCACCGGCTGCGGCATCGCGCGCGACGCCGCCCTGCGGGGCTTGCGTGTGGCGCTCGTGGAGCGCGAGGACTTCGCCTCCGGCACCTCCAGCCGCTCCTCCCGCCTCATCCACGGCGGCGTGCGCTACCTCGAGCATGGCCACCTCGGCCTCGTCTTCGAATCCAGCATCGAGCGCTACCGGTTGCTGCGGCTCGCGCCCCACCTGGTGCGTCCCCTGGCCTTCGTCTGGCCCGTCTACAAGGGCGCCCGCCTGAAGCGCTGGAAGCTCGCCGCCGGCCTCAAGCTCTATGACGCCCTGGCCCTCTTCCGCAACGTGCGCAACTCGCGCCTGCTCAACCCGCGCCAGGTCTCCGACACCTTCCCCGGCATCCGCTCCGAGGGCCTCACCGGCGGTGCCCGCTACTACGACGCCGCCACCGATGATGCCCGGCTCACGCTCGCCAACGTGATCGCCGCCTCCGAGGCCGGCGCCGTCATCCTCAACCACGCCTCCGTGCGCGCGCTCCTCCTCGAGAACGGCAAGGCCCAGGGTGCCACCGTCGTCGACATGCTCACCGGCCAGGAGCACACCGTGCGCGCCCGCGCCGTCGTCAGCGCCACCGGCCCCTGGAGCGATGAGATCCGCAAGCTCGATACCCAGGAGGGCTCGCAGGGCTCGCCCGCCGTGCGCGGCTCCAAGGGCGTGCACATCGCCGTGCCCCGCGAGCGCCTGCCCACGCCCCCCGAGACCGCCATCACCCTCCTGTCGCCCGTGGATGGTCGGGTGATGTTCATCCTCCCCGCCGCGACCCACACCATCATCGGCACCACCGAGACCCCCACCCAGGCCCACCCCGCCGAGGTGCGCGCCAGCGTGTCCGACCTGGACTACCTCCTCGCCTCCGCCAACGGCCTCTTTCCCGACGCCCGCCTGGTGCGCGAGGACGTCGTGAGCGCCTGGGCCGGCATCCGCCCGCTCGTGGCGAGCGCCTACTCCGGCTCGGGTGACGCCAACAGCGCCAGCCGCGAACACGCCATCCAGACGAGCCCCTCGGGCGTGCTCGCCATCTCCGGCGGCAAGCTCACCACCTACCGCGTCATGGCCAGTGACATGGTCAACGCCGTCGAGAAGGTGCTCGGCGTGTCCCACCAGAAGGCCCGCACCGGCTCGCTCGCGCTGCCCGGCGGGGACTTCGCCTCGTTCGACGCGGAGCTCGCCGCCGCGCGCGCCGAGGTGGGCCGTGACGACGTCGCCCTCCACCTCGTGCGCTCCTACGGCAACCGCTGGCGGCTGCCCTGGGCCCTCACCCGCGAGCGGCCCGCGCTCGCCGAGCCCCTCGCCCCCGGTCTGCCCTACCTGCGCGCCGAGGCCGTCCACGGCGTCACCCACGAGTTCGTCCACTCCCTGGATGATCTGCTCGTGCGCCGCCTCAAGCTGGCCTTCGAGACGCGCGACCTCGGCCGCGCCGCCGCCCGCATCGCCGCCGCCGACATGGCCCCCCTGCTGGGCTGGAGCCCCGAGGACGTCGAGCGGCAGCTCGCCGAGTACTCACGTCACGTGGAGCGGTTGTTCGGAATCGAGCCCGCCTCGCGCTGA
- a CDS encoding S8 family serine peptidase, with amino-acid sequence MRRLVLLGLLGIAGGGCGLKPPDDDVVEPQEQPLCPELVVQSKAVPTASSLATGSASSALSSSGDAQPMLVRFRPQSGLRTAAALRGREARVRSLGARVKRHWPSLDAMALSLTPEVQARLAKDPDVLSIEPDHEVFALGNVSTWTRPTAAASSTPRLEGGGIPSEYTQALRMTQANEVWDPNNQGSLQEGAPNGSGRTVCVVDSGMDLQHPELQVVYAGGKDFVDDDDEPEDKDAQGVWGGGHGTHVAGIIAAQPGVHGNVNPNDPTLSPSGVVGAAPGVRLLVARVLDTDGSGRVSDVISAVEWCVEKKANIISLSLGSQDSSDLEKEAFDKAKAAGLLSFAASGNGGETATEESRVYPAAYDSVIAVGAVDEKAEHPKFSQTGPHLDFVAPGVNIYSTYPRGKAPYANLSIGGTFYASSALDYVPFEEYEGKLLHCGQGKGLRSCPEATCDGFVAYVDRGGDITFAEKVRNVRSQGARAVIIGNNDPEDDESLLFTLGSNASWPPVTAVTTTLVPTFLAQVGQNVRLGIQGSDYAFSTGTSMATPYASAVAALVWSARPDLQSDQVLEILQKSARYIPNPAQPAQTGHNEVFGYGLVQARAAVERALVYPSSP; translated from the coding sequence ATGAGGCGACTGGTTCTGTTGGGCCTGCTGGGAATCGCGGGGGGCGGCTGCGGGCTCAAGCCCCCGGATGACGATGTCGTCGAGCCACAGGAGCAGCCGTTGTGCCCGGAGCTCGTCGTCCAATCGAAGGCGGTGCCCACCGCGTCCTCCCTCGCCACGGGCTCGGCCTCCTCCGCCCTGTCCTCCTCCGGCGATGCCCAGCCCATGCTGGTGCGCTTCCGTCCCCAGTCGGGCCTGCGCACCGCCGCCGCGCTGCGCGGCCGAGAGGCTCGCGTGCGCTCCCTGGGCGCCCGCGTGAAGCGCCACTGGCCCTCGTTGGATGCCATGGCCCTCTCCCTCACCCCGGAGGTCCAGGCCCGGCTCGCCAAGGATCCCGACGTGCTCTCCATCGAGCCGGATCACGAGGTGTTCGCGCTCGGCAACGTCTCCACCTGGACGCGGCCCACGGCGGCGGCGTCGTCCACGCCGAGGCTCGAGGGTGGTGGCATCCCCTCGGAGTACACCCAGGCCCTGCGCATGACGCAGGCCAACGAGGTGTGGGACCCCAACAACCAGGGCTCGCTCCAGGAGGGGGCGCCCAACGGCTCGGGCCGGACCGTCTGTGTCGTCGACAGCGGCATGGACCTGCAACACCCCGAGCTCCAGGTCGTCTACGCCGGGGGCAAGGACTTCGTCGATGATGACGACGAGCCCGAGGACAAGGACGCGCAGGGCGTGTGGGGCGGAGGCCATGGCACCCATGTGGCGGGCATCATCGCCGCGCAGCCCGGTGTGCACGGCAACGTGAATCCCAATGACCCCACCCTGAGCCCCTCGGGCGTGGTGGGGGCCGCGCCGGGCGTGCGGTTGCTCGTCGCGCGCGTGCTCGACACGGACGGCAGCGGCAGGGTGTCCGACGTCATCTCCGCCGTCGAGTGGTGCGTGGAGAAGAAGGCGAACATCATCTCGCTCTCGCTGGGCTCGCAGGATAGCAGCGACCTCGAGAAGGAGGCCTTCGACAAGGCGAAGGCCGCGGGGCTGCTGTCCTTCGCGGCCAGTGGCAACGGCGGCGAGACGGCCACCGAGGAGTCGCGCGTCTACCCGGCCGCCTATGACTCCGTCATCGCCGTGGGCGCGGTGGACGAGAAGGCCGAGCACCCCAAGTTCTCCCAGACGGGCCCCCACCTGGACTTCGTGGCCCCGGGCGTGAACATCTACTCCACCTATCCCCGCGGCAAGGCGCCCTACGCCAACCTGTCGATCGGCGGCACCTTCTACGCCTCGTCGGCCCTGGATTACGTGCCCTTCGAGGAGTACGAGGGCAAGCTCCTCCACTGCGGTCAGGGCAAGGGTCTGCGCTCCTGCCCCGAGGCCACCTGCGACGGCTTCGTCGCCTACGTGGATCGCGGGGGCGACATCACCTTCGCCGAAAAGGTGCGCAACGTGCGCTCCCAGGGCGCGCGCGCCGTCATCATCGGCAACAACGATCCCGAGGATGACGAGTCGCTGCTCTTCACGCTCGGCTCCAATGCGAGCTGGCCCCCGGTGACGGCGGTGACCACCACGCTCGTTCCCACCTTCCTCGCCCAGGTGGGCCAGAACGTGCGCCTGGGCATCCAGGGCAGCGACTACGCCTTCAGCACGGGCACCTCCATGGCCACGCCCTATGCGTCGGCCGTCGCCGCGCTGGTGTGGAGCGCCCGCCCGGACCTCCAGAGCGACCAGGTGCTGGAGATCCTCCAGAAGTCCGCCCGGTACATCCCCAACCCCGCGCAGCCCGCGCAGACGGGCCACAACGAGGTGTTCGGCTACGGTCTCGTGCAGGCCAGGGCCGCGGTGGAACGGGCCCTCGTGTACCCGTCGTCCCCCTGA
- a CDS encoding anti-sigma factor family protein, whose product MSLPCRESDLDALLAGELSAEEAGRVGAHAAACDTCARTLEWLRVERGWMARRARRQPARRALETGAWEARLRPAPSRSWLKEWRGGMWAAAALVSCVTLGLLPMARPTARPEEPWGDGLVSMARVEMCTDPGIEAVARMEARVGACLLASPTQPPW is encoded by the coding sequence ATGAGTCTCCCCTGCCGCGAGTCGGACCTGGACGCCCTGCTCGCCGGAGAGTTGTCCGCGGAGGAAGCCGGTCGCGTGGGCGCGCATGCGGCCGCGTGTGACACGTGCGCGCGGACGCTGGAGTGGCTGAGGGTGGAGCGCGGGTGGATGGCGCGGCGGGCGAGGCGTCAACCCGCGCGGCGGGCGTTGGAGACGGGAGCGTGGGAGGCCCGGCTGCGGCCCGCGCCGTCGCGCTCCTGGCTGAAGGAGTGGCGCGGGGGGATGTGGGCCGCGGCGGCGCTGGTGTCGTGCGTGACGCTCGGCCTGCTGCCCATGGCGCGCCCCACGGCCCGCCCCGAGGAGCCCTGGGGAGACGGGCTCGTGTCCATGGCCCGGGTGGAGATGTGCACGGATCCGGGCATCGAGGCGGTGGCCCGAATGGAGGCCCGGGTGGGAGCATGCCTGTTGGCTTCGCCCACCCAGCCTCCCTGGTGA
- a CDS encoding RNA polymerase sigma factor, with the protein MPFTGSAVPAVDTERRLVARSRRGDPAAFRGLFEQHSPAVWRFLRDLLRDEAAADEATQETFVRAHARLGALRDDTRFVSWLLGIARHVYLESRRGQATHLDVASEENEPLLEAMRPSPTPETWLLDRELEGLLSEALGEVREERRAALLLRIDHGLAYEDIAQVMGWSLPKVKNEIHRARLQLRERLAGHVGTGGRP; encoded by the coding sequence ATGCCCTTCACGGGCAGCGCGGTACCGGCCGTCGACACCGAGCGACGGCTCGTCGCCCGCTCGCGGCGAGGAGACCCGGCCGCCTTCCGTGGCCTCTTCGAGCAGCACTCGCCCGCCGTCTGGCGCTTCCTGCGCGACCTGCTGCGGGACGAGGCCGCCGCGGACGAGGCCACCCAGGAGACGTTCGTGCGGGCGCATGCGCGGCTCGGAGCGCTGCGTGACGACACGCGGTTCGTCTCGTGGCTGCTGGGCATCGCGCGCCATGTCTATCTGGAGTCGCGCCGCGGCCAGGCCACGCACCTGGACGTCGCCTCCGAGGAGAACGAGCCCCTGCTGGAGGCGATGCGGCCCTCGCCCACCCCCGAGACGTGGTTGTTGGATCGCGAATTGGAGGGCCTCTTGAGCGAGGCCCTCGGCGAGGTGCGCGAGGAGCGCCGGGCGGCGCTGCTGCTGCGCATCGACCATGGGCTGGCCTACGAGGACATCGCCCAGGTGATGGGCTGGTCACTGCCCAAGGTGAAGAATGAGATCCACCGGGCCCGGTTGCAGTTGCGCGAGCGGCTGGCCGGGCACGTGGGAACAGGAGGTCGGCCATGA